A stretch of Parachlamydia sp. AcF125 DNA encodes these proteins:
- the pheS gene encoding phenylalanine--tRNA ligase subunit alpha, giving the protein MSITIESLRKEFAKELSGAHSSADLEQIKVKYLGKKGPLQQLMKSLRDVSPEERPEAGKQINLLKEEIESSLEASQTRFLAAEEHAQLQKEVIDVTLPGRKHFAGRKHIITQVLDEMIDILIEMGFSVQYGPDIDSDYYNFEALNFAPDHPARDMQDTFYLSSDMLLRTHTSNIQARIMEANRPPIRIIAPGKVYRNETITARSHVFFHQVEALYVDVGVTFADLLATMDQFVAKFFGREIETRYRPSYFPFVEPGMEVDISCLNCHKSGCYLCKHTGWLEIAGAGMVHPEVLKYGNIDPEVYTGFAWGMGVERLILLKHGVSDIRLFTENDIRFLTQFPQV; this is encoded by the coding sequence ATGAGCATAACTATAGAGTCCTTACGGAAAGAATTTGCCAAAGAACTAAGCGGTGCGCACTCTTCTGCTGATTTGGAACAGATCAAGGTTAAATATTTGGGAAAAAAAGGACCTCTTCAGCAGTTGATGAAATCTTTGCGTGATGTTTCGCCTGAAGAGCGCCCAGAAGCTGGCAAGCAAATTAACCTGCTGAAAGAGGAAATTGAAAGTTCATTAGAAGCAAGCCAGACGCGATTTTTAGCGGCTGAAGAGCATGCTCAATTGCAAAAAGAAGTGATTGATGTCACTCTCCCCGGGCGCAAGCATTTTGCAGGTCGCAAACACATTATCACGCAAGTGCTTGATGAGATGATCGACATTTTAATCGAAATGGGATTCTCCGTTCAATATGGACCCGATATTGATTCGGATTACTACAATTTTGAAGCTTTAAATTTTGCGCCTGATCACCCAGCGCGTGATATGCAAGATACCTTTTATCTTTCTTCCGATATGCTGTTAAGGACCCATACTAGCAATATCCAAGCACGCATCATGGAAGCTAATCGGCCACCCATCCGTATCATTGCGCCAGGAAAGGTTTACCGAAATGAAACCATTACAGCGCGCTCACACGTTTTCTTTCATCAAGTAGAAGCTTTGTATGTAGATGTAGGAGTCACTTTTGCCGACCTTTTAGCAACCATGGATCAGTTTGTGGCAAAATTTTTTGGACGAGAAATCGAAACACGTTATCGCCCAAGCTATTTCCCTTTCGTAGAGCCAGGCATGGAAGTTGATATCTCTTGTCTTAACTGTCATAAAAGCGGTTGCTATCTTTGCAAGCATACAGGTTGGCTTGAGATCGCAGGGGCTGGAATGGTCCATCCTGAAGTGCTTAAATATGGAAATATAGACCCTGAAGTTTATACCGGTTTTGCTTGGGGAATGGGTGTCGAGCGCTTAATTTTATTGAAGCATGGGGTAAGCGATATTCGTCTTTTTACAGAAAATGATATCCGCTTTTTGACCCAATTTCCACAAGTGTAA
- a CDS encoding His/Gly/Thr/Pro-type tRNA ligase C-terminal domain-containing protein, translated as MNFIPASLRLLISKLLGCVLRDLFPNVQLVQGNSNQFGFYYDCLFSQPITEELLPLIEERLWQLCKNPPLIQEMHMMRENAVHFFQHHGQPFHAQLVENMEENIVELIRIADFYDLYSAQEVPDPAVIKALKMLSCDEKEIYHPSFGKVRVTRICGIAFLQRDEMKAFLKRWTSYKKKHHLELGKEMELFLPLDEASWIWLPRGESLRKAILAWCENGYAANGYQKIGMTGLLPVERFTFKPSFEKKIREQTWMIEKEEEEYILPSKQLSPAFFAASAFQTFPLRFFESETRFAGNASEKLEGLLKSRTCEMSQASLFCLTEQVLDELISSLQFIEKTVKVFGFEAQWYLYPKAEKNAAAKKQWPQAIAFLHEALKLCYLDYQVEETSSSWRGPRIEVKLVDLLNRQWKGPQLEFDLLSSESFALASQAKGQQITPWVIRWTALGSTERWIALLIEQNEGRLPFWLAPEQVRIFPVGEKVMEYAKKVQGLIKNQDLRVAIDKRQHPLAEKIYEATRQRVPYLVILGDKEERENRLTVRSFDDKTAKADIAIEDFLTYLRKENLFQQNVDDKER; from the coding sequence ATGAATTTTATACCTGCATCGCTTCGTTTGCTTATCTCTAAGTTGTTAGGGTGCGTTCTTCGCGATCTCTTTCCCAATGTTCAGCTTGTACAAGGAAATAGTAATCAGTTCGGCTTTTACTACGATTGTCTGTTTTCTCAGCCTATTACAGAAGAGCTGCTTCCTTTAATTGAGGAGCGTCTTTGGCAATTATGCAAAAATCCTCCTCTCATCCAAGAAATGCATATGATGCGGGAAAACGCGGTGCATTTTTTTCAACATCATGGGCAGCCTTTTCACGCTCAGCTGGTTGAAAATATGGAGGAAAATATCGTCGAACTCATCCGAATCGCTGATTTTTACGATCTTTACTCCGCACAAGAGGTTCCCGATCCTGCTGTTATTAAAGCTTTAAAAATGCTTTCTTGCGATGAAAAAGAAATTTATCATCCCAGCTTTGGGAAAGTACGCGTGACTCGCATTTGTGGGATCGCCTTTTTGCAGCGCGATGAGATGAAAGCTTTTTTAAAGAGATGGACGAGCTATAAAAAAAAACATCATCTAGAGCTAGGGAAAGAAATGGAGCTGTTTCTTCCTTTAGACGAAGCTTCCTGGATTTGGCTTCCGCGGGGGGAATCTTTGCGCAAAGCTATTCTAGCATGGTGTGAAAATGGCTATGCTGCAAACGGCTATCAGAAAATCGGGATGACCGGTTTGTTGCCAGTAGAGCGCTTTACTTTTAAGCCCTCTTTCGAAAAAAAAATACGGGAACAAACTTGGATGATTGAAAAGGAGGAGGAAGAGTATATCCTTCCTTCTAAACAACTTTCTCCCGCTTTTTTTGCAGCTTCAGCTTTCCAGACTTTTCCTCTTCGGTTTTTTGAATCGGAAACACGATTTGCTGGGAATGCAAGCGAGAAATTAGAGGGGCTTTTAAAATCGCGCACTTGCGAAATGAGCCAGGCATCTCTATTTTGCCTAACAGAGCAAGTTTTGGATGAATTGATTTCTTCCTTGCAATTCATTGAGAAAACCGTTAAAGTGTTTGGTTTTGAGGCCCAATGGTATTTGTACCCAAAGGCTGAAAAAAATGCGGCGGCAAAAAAACAATGGCCCCAAGCGATTGCGTTTTTGCATGAAGCATTAAAGCTCTGCTACTTAGATTATCAAGTTGAAGAAACCTCTTCATCTTGGCGAGGTCCTAGAATTGAAGTTAAGCTAGTTGATTTACTCAATAGGCAATGGAAAGGACCTCAATTAGAATTTGATCTTTTGAGTTCAGAGTCCTTCGCATTAGCTAGTCAAGCAAAAGGCCAGCAAATTACCCCTTGGGTGATTCGTTGGACTGCACTTGGCTCGACCGAACGATGGATAGCTCTCTTAATTGAGCAAAACGAGGGTCGCTTACCTTTTTGGCTAGCACCTGAGCAAGTGCGAATCTTTCCCGTAGGGGAAAAAGTGATGGAGTACGCAAAAAAAGTACAAGGATTGATAAAAAATCAAGACCTACGAGTTGCCATTGATAAACGGCAGCATCCGCTGGCTGAAAAAATCTATGAGGCAACTCGACAACGTGTTCCCTATTTAGTGATCCTGGGGGACAAAGAAGAACGAGAAAATCGATTGACTGTTCGCTCTTTTGACGACAAAACTGCAAAAGCTGATATTGCGATTGAAGATTTTCTTACCTATTTGAGAAAAGAAAATTTATTTCAGCAAAATGTGGACGATAAAGAGCGCTAA
- the waaC gene encoding lipopolysaccharide heptosyltransferase I, whose translation MKILLVKTSSLGDIIQAFPVLDYLKNRFPEAQIDWVVEKPFSELVEGHPAVSNVLHVHTKKWRKFFPLRENFREICKTFSVLRQVTYDVLFDLQGNSKSAFITAMAKAAKKVGFGWNSAPEWPNLLVTNAKFDPPAGYNIREDYLAIPQQFFNDHTYLPQKVLLKIAEEEKASIKSILLTSKKTVMVCPGAIWRNKQLPEKTLAELLQMIQQKFGCHYLLIWGSPEEKEVANRLHAQFRQNSQIVNKLPLPLLQNLMSQVGLVLAMDSLPLHLAGTTGTPTFSIFGASLASKYQPLGEQNASFQGACPYGQVFTKRCPALRRCKTGACIRELSATDLFLSFDTHCSRYFN comes from the coding sequence ATGAAAATTCTCCTTGTTAAGACATCATCTTTAGGGGATATTATCCAAGCATTCCCCGTCCTTGATTATTTAAAAAACCGCTTTCCTGAGGCTCAAATTGATTGGGTGGTAGAAAAGCCGTTTTCTGAGCTTGTAGAAGGGCATCCTGCCGTTTCGAATGTGCTGCATGTGCATACTAAAAAGTGGCGAAAGTTTTTTCCTTTACGAGAAAATTTTCGAGAAATTTGCAAAACCTTTTCGGTTTTGCGCCAGGTGACTTACGACGTCCTATTCGATTTGCAAGGCAATAGCAAATCGGCGTTTATTACGGCAATGGCTAAAGCCGCCAAAAAAGTTGGGTTTGGCTGGAACTCAGCGCCTGAATGGCCAAATTTACTGGTGACAAATGCGAAGTTTGATCCTCCAGCGGGTTACAATATTCGGGAGGATTACTTAGCTATTCCTCAGCAATTTTTTAACGATCATACCTACCTTCCTCAAAAGGTTTTATTGAAAATTGCAGAAGAGGAGAAGGCATCTATTAAATCGATTCTTCTAACTTCAAAAAAAACGGTAATGGTTTGTCCAGGGGCAATTTGGCGCAATAAACAGCTGCCCGAAAAGACATTGGCTGAATTGTTACAGATGATTCAACAAAAATTTGGCTGCCATTATTTATTGATCTGGGGATCTCCTGAAGAAAAAGAGGTGGCTAATAGGCTGCATGCGCAGTTCAGGCAAAACAGCCAAATTGTCAATAAGCTCCCTTTGCCTTTATTGCAAAATTTGATGAGCCAAGTGGGCCTTGTCTTGGCCATGGATTCACTTCCTTTGCATCTAGCTGGGACAACGGGCACCCCGACGTTTAGCATTTTTGGCGCCTCCTTAGCTTCAAAATACCAGCCTTTGGGGGAGCAAAACGCTAGCTTTCAAGGGGCATGCCCTTATGGTCAGGTTTTTACCAAGCGTTGCCCAGCATTGCGAAGATGTAAAACAGGGGCGTGTATACGAGAGCTTTCTGCTACTGATCTTTTTCTCTCTTTTGACACCCACTGCTCAAGATATTTCAATTAA
- a CDS encoding low molecular weight protein-tyrosine-phosphatase, whose translation MISVLFVCLGNICRSPAAEGVLRHLVNKQGRSDLFHIQSCGIGDWHVGHLPDERMRDSAKNRGVVLASRAQIFKYEFFDQFDYIFAADHEILNLLYQHAASSEQKTKIHLMTVYSPCYPNEEIVDPFYQGRGDFERVLDILEDACEGFLNYLTKQNKI comes from the coding sequence ATGATTTCCGTTCTTTTTGTCTGCCTAGGAAATATTTGTCGCTCTCCTGCTGCAGAAGGGGTTTTGCGCCATCTTGTTAATAAACAAGGCAGAAGTGATTTATTTCACATTCAAAGCTGTGGAATTGGCGATTGGCATGTTGGGCATTTGCCAGATGAAAGGATGCGCGATTCAGCAAAAAACCGAGGCGTTGTGCTTGCCTCTCGGGCGCAAATATTCAAATATGAATTTTTTGATCAATTCGATTATATTTTTGCAGCTGATCATGAAATTTTAAATCTACTCTATCAACACGCAGCCTCTTCCGAGCAGAAAACTAAAATTCACCTTATGACTGTTTATAGTCCATGTTATCCAAATGAAGAAATCGTTGACCCTTTTTATCAGGGAAGAGGGGATTTTGAAAGGGTACTGGATATTTTGGAAGATGCATGTGAAGGATTCTTAAATTATTTAACTAAACAAAATAAAATTTAA
- a CDS encoding RluA family pseudouridine synthase, translating into MHIWKVASSESGMTLGAFLKRKFEDVYSAKQLKRAIEHHLFRVNQRVERFASTRVATGDQIECDHQKLQSFFASPMLKFEAKRVLYEDSDLFIYDKPAGINCDSTGIVRLVHQQDPSLQLIHRLDRETTGVLLFAKSESILQKMIYLFKLFKVRKTYYAIVDGLVNKEKGTIDNNLAPLHKYQGQTVWGQTSGAKGVHACTDWIREKKGTQCSLMRCHPITGVTHQIRVHMSEMGHPILGDYQYGRQFRCPYQPSRYLLHAYEIIFPHPATGKEIKLIAELPSDFKQALEQLRLI; encoded by the coding sequence ATGCATATCTGGAAAGTGGCCTCTTCAGAATCGGGAATGACGCTAGGCGCATTTCTTAAGCGCAAGTTTGAGGATGTTTATTCTGCTAAGCAGCTTAAGCGCGCCATTGAGCATCATCTTTTCCGAGTGAATCAACGGGTGGAACGTTTTGCCTCTACGCGGGTGGCTACAGGAGATCAAATTGAATGCGATCATCAAAAGCTTCAATCCTTTTTTGCTTCCCCCATGTTAAAATTTGAAGCCAAGCGGGTCCTCTATGAAGACTCAGATCTTTTTATTTATGATAAGCCCGCCGGAATTAATTGCGACTCCACGGGAATTGTACGGCTTGTGCATCAACAAGACCCCTCCCTTCAGCTTATTCATCGCCTTGACCGTGAAACTACAGGCGTTCTTTTGTTTGCTAAGTCAGAATCTATTTTGCAAAAAATGATTTATTTATTTAAACTTTTTAAAGTAAGAAAAACTTATTATGCAATTGTGGATGGCTTAGTTAATAAAGAAAAAGGCACAATTGATAACAATCTCGCTCCCTTGCATAAATATCAAGGGCAAACAGTCTGGGGACAAACTAGCGGAGCAAAAGGGGTGCACGCGTGTACAGATTGGATAAGAGAAAAAAAGGGGACGCAATGTTCTTTAATGCGGTGCCATCCCATTACAGGTGTAACCCATCAAATTCGAGTGCATATGAGTGAAATGGGGCATCCCATTTTGGGAGATTATCAATATGGTCGTCAATTCCGCTGTCCTTATCAGCCTTCTCGCTATTTGCTACATGCTTATGAAATCATTTTTCCTCACCCCGCCACAGGAAAAGAGATCAAGTTGATAGCAGAGCTTCCCTCCGATTTTAAACAAGCCCTTGAGCAATTAAGGCTGATATGA
- a CDS encoding bifunctional serine/threonine-protein kinase/formylglycine-generating enzyme family protein yields the protein MTDTKILGDYKIIKSIGQGALGIVYLAEHRFMKRQVALKVLPEELSQERSFVQRFEEEVGLLAGLDHENIVKVHNISFAQGHHFLVTDCVVDENGETTNLAQYLRARHKQIKEEEIYHILAQIADALDYAHSRKGVGTCLAHRGLKLNNILISKGKAGINIHLSDFGLSKIIGPGAILARSYKVLAEALGIASSGGIAQEGYPVPPLDIKKLTPLHASFLQNYFFLAPEQKQLEECKIGDAKADIYAFGILAYFLLCGCYPEGFFEMPSALLPGYQYDWDTLISQCLQVNPEKRPANLLSLLESCKNERKAQKKVEVDSFIEAVQAEKEEMSCAEPQLSVAEMIEPLPPVELPAEPVEDISKKSLRPILNVAQLERPKTDLDPGIIFQLDTTVKQYLPEKKEIENIQPLMTDMVSIPGGVFARGSASGNRDEMPRHQVTVDSFAMDIHPVTNEQFARFLEVMGGEKDTNHHDIIRLRDSRIKRSGGKVHIEFGYNRHPVVGVTWYGALAYAKWVGKRLPTEVEWEVAAYGGFSNYLFPTGDDIEKNQANFFSADTTAVMSYAPNGYGLYDMAGNVYEWCHDWYGYNYYEISVQEPENPKGPLQGVYRVLRGGCWKSLKEDLRCSRRHRNNPGTVNGTYGFRCAADAQ from the coding sequence ATGACTGATACAAAAATTCTCGGGGATTACAAAATTATTAAAAGCATTGGACAAGGCGCATTAGGGATTGTCTATCTTGCCGAACATCGTTTTATGAAACGGCAGGTTGCCTTGAAAGTGCTACCTGAAGAACTCTCTCAAGAGCGCTCGTTTGTGCAGCGTTTTGAAGAAGAGGTCGGTCTCTTAGCGGGACTCGATCACGAGAACATCGTTAAAGTACACAATATTTCTTTTGCCCAGGGTCACCATTTTCTTGTAACAGATTGTGTAGTAGATGAAAACGGTGAAACGACCAACCTTGCTCAATACCTAAGAGCTCGCCATAAGCAAATTAAGGAAGAAGAAATTTACCATATTTTAGCTCAAATTGCAGATGCGCTCGATTACGCTCATAGTCGAAAAGGAGTCGGAACATGTCTAGCGCACCGCGGTTTAAAATTAAATAATATTCTGATTAGCAAGGGAAAGGCAGGCATTAATATTCATCTGTCAGATTTCGGCTTATCAAAAATTATTGGGCCAGGTGCAATTTTGGCACGTAGCTATAAAGTGCTCGCTGAAGCCCTTGGGATTGCTTCCAGTGGAGGGATTGCCCAAGAGGGGTATCCTGTTCCTCCTCTCGACATTAAAAAATTAACCCCCCTGCATGCTTCTTTTTTACAAAACTATTTCTTCCTTGCCCCTGAACAAAAGCAATTGGAAGAATGTAAAATTGGCGATGCGAAAGCTGATATTTATGCATTCGGAATATTAGCGTACTTTTTGCTGTGTGGCTGTTATCCTGAGGGCTTTTTTGAAATGCCATCCGCTTTATTGCCTGGTTATCAATACGATTGGGACACTCTTATTAGCCAATGTTTGCAAGTTAATCCAGAGAAGCGTCCTGCCAATTTGCTAAGCTTACTGGAAAGTTGCAAGAATGAACGAAAAGCTCAAAAAAAAGTGGAGGTTGATTCTTTTATAGAAGCTGTGCAGGCAGAAAAAGAAGAAATGAGCTGCGCTGAGCCTCAACTGAGTGTAGCAGAGATGATCGAGCCATTACCTCCTGTAGAACTTCCAGCAGAGCCTGTTGAAGATATTTCCAAAAAATCTTTGCGTCCGATTCTAAATGTCGCTCAGCTCGAACGCCCGAAAACAGATTTAGACCCTGGGATTATCTTTCAGCTCGATACCACCGTTAAGCAATATTTACCGGAGAAAAAAGAGATAGAAAATATTCAGCCTTTAATGACGGATATGGTAAGCATCCCCGGCGGTGTGTTTGCGCGGGGAAGCGCTAGCGGAAATCGGGATGAGATGCCACGCCACCAAGTGACAGTTGACAGTTTTGCGATGGATATTCATCCTGTCACCAATGAGCAATTTGCCCGCTTCCTAGAAGTAATGGGGGGAGAGAAAGACACTAATCACCATGACATTATCCGTCTGCGGGATTCTCGCATTAAAAGAAGCGGGGGAAAAGTTCATATTGAATTTGGATACAACAGGCACCCTGTCGTGGGTGTAACTTGGTATGGGGCTTTGGCGTATGCTAAATGGGTGGGAAAAAGACTTCCTACTGAAGTGGAGTGGGAGGTCGCGGCTTATGGCGGTTTTTCCAACTATTTATTCCCCACGGGCGATGACATTGAGAAAAACCAAGCCAATTTTTTCAGTGCAGATACTACGGCTGTCATGAGCTATGCGCCTAATGGATATGGCCTTTATGATATGGCAGGGAATGTTTACGAATGGTGCCATGATTGGTATGGATATAATTATTACGAAATTTCGGTCCAAGAGCCTGAAAATCCAAAAGGTCCATTGCAAGGAGTTTACCGCGTTTTGCGGGGAGGATGCTGGAAGAGCTTGAAAGAAGATCTGCGCTGCTCACGTCGCCACCGCAATAATCCCGGAACGGTGAATGGAACGTACGGTTTTCGTTGCGCAGCCGATGCTCAGTGA
- the infC gene encoding translation initiation factor IF-3, which yields MKANREIRAPKVRVISQTGEQIGIISTQEALARAEEAGLDLVEIVPGSSPPVCKIMNYGKFRYEQTKREKGNKKTQHQIKVKEIKLKPNIDENDLNTKLRHARDFIHKGNKVKITCTFRGRETMHPEIGKKVVQKFCDELEEIAAPEAPMKMFGRILNVVLAPGSKKKKEAPKRPSSQEDAGSSEE from the coding sequence TTGAAAGCGAATCGAGAGATACGTGCTCCAAAGGTGCGCGTAATAAGCCAAACAGGTGAGCAAATTGGAATTATCTCTACGCAAGAAGCTTTAGCAAGAGCTGAAGAAGCTGGGTTAGACCTTGTAGAAATTGTTCCTGGTTCATCTCCTCCTGTTTGTAAGATTATGAATTACGGAAAATTCCGTTACGAGCAAACGAAACGTGAGAAAGGGAATAAAAAGACGCAACATCAAATTAAGGTTAAAGAAATTAAGCTTAAGCCTAACATTGATGAAAACGACTTAAACACGAAACTTCGGCATGCTCGGGACTTTATTCACAAAGGAAATAAAGTCAAGATTACCTGTACGTTTCGTGGGCGTGAAACCATGCACCCTGAGATAGGGAAAAAAGTTGTCCAAAAGTTTTGTGATGAACTAGAGGAAATAGCGGCTCCTGAAGCTCCCATGAAAATGTTTGGGCGGATATTAAATGTAGTTCTTGCACCTGGATCAAAAAAGAAAAAAGAAGCTCCTAAGCGTCCATCTTCTCAAGAAGATGCCGGTTCGTCTGAAGAGTAG
- the rpmI gene encoding 50S ribosomal protein L35, whose protein sequence is MPKMKTKKAVAARFKLTGTGKLKRGHPGKRHILTKKSPKRKRQLSKPALVDEAQLKTYKRLMCV, encoded by the coding sequence GTGCCCAAAATGAAAACAAAAAAAGCCGTAGCAGCCAGATTTAAATTGACTGGCACAGGGAAGCTCAAAAGAGGCCATCCTGGAAAGCGGCATATTTTGACTAAAAAATCACCCAAGCGGAAACGTCAGTTGTCAAAGCCAGCCCTAGTGGATGAGGCACAACTCAAGACTTATAAACGTTTGATGTGCGTATAA
- the hemL gene encoding glutamate-1-semialdehyde 2,1-aminomutase, with product MVCQSGPLAERAASQLTYNHLCSVIPAGVNSPIRACKGLDQLPLVAESAEKDLIQDVDGNQFIDYCGSWGALIHGHAHPKILAAVQKRLEKGTTFGVTSAIEGQLASKVVQWIDSVEKIRFVSSGTEATMSAVRLARGYTGRPYIIKFNGHYHGHADFFLVKAGSSVADLPASSSAGIPADIVKHVISLPFNDREAVREIFQDPKLRDQIAAVILEPVAGNMGVVPADPEFVELLRKETREAGSLLIFDEVITGFRLGLRGAQGIYPVKPDLTCFGKIIGGGFPAAAFGGKKEIMDYLAPLGPVFQAGTLSGNPIAMEAGLQTLVLAEQPGFYEKLEEKTHLIVQPVQEFLLRNELPACVQQVGSMFTLFFGRRKVTNHEEAQLLDFPRFARFFRFMFAQGIYVPPSQHEAWFVSSAHEIEHLEKTREAILSFLRADFQIQ from the coding sequence ATGGTTTGCCAATCAGGGCCCCTAGCAGAAAGAGCTGCTTCACAATTAACATATAACCATTTATGTTCCGTCATTCCGGCAGGAGTCAATTCGCCCATACGTGCCTGTAAAGGGTTAGACCAACTTCCCTTAGTAGCGGAAAGTGCTGAAAAAGATCTTATACAAGATGTAGATGGGAATCAGTTTATTGATTACTGTGGCTCATGGGGAGCTTTAATTCACGGACACGCTCATCCAAAAATACTCGCTGCTGTTCAAAAAAGATTGGAAAAAGGGACAACGTTCGGGGTAACAAGCGCTATAGAGGGACAACTGGCTTCTAAAGTGGTGCAGTGGATCGATTCTGTAGAGAAAATCCGTTTTGTGTCGTCAGGCACGGAAGCGACGATGAGCGCGGTGCGTTTAGCGCGTGGTTACACAGGGCGCCCTTATATCATTAAATTTAATGGCCATTACCATGGTCATGCGGATTTTTTTTTAGTTAAAGCGGGATCGAGTGTAGCAGATTTGCCGGCTTCTTCCTCAGCGGGTATTCCTGCGGACATTGTCAAGCACGTGATTTCTTTGCCCTTTAACGATAGAGAAGCGGTAAGAGAGATTTTCCAAGATCCTAAATTGCGGGATCAAATCGCCGCCGTGATTTTAGAGCCTGTGGCTGGCAATATGGGGGTGGTCCCAGCAGACCCAGAATTTGTCGAATTGTTGCGCAAAGAAACACGCGAAGCGGGAAGCTTGCTAATTTTCGATGAGGTGATTACTGGCTTTCGATTAGGATTGCGGGGCGCTCAAGGAATCTATCCTGTCAAACCTGATTTGACTTGCTTCGGAAAAATTATAGGGGGTGGATTTCCAGCAGCGGCCTTCGGGGGAAAAAAAGAAATCATGGATTATCTAGCACCGCTTGGACCTGTTTTTCAAGCTGGAACTCTTTCAGGCAACCCTATTGCGATGGAAGCGGGCTTGCAAACGCTTGTCTTAGCAGAGCAGCCAGGCTTTTATGAAAAATTAGAAGAAAAAACTCACCTAATTGTGCAGCCTGTTCAAGAATTCCTACTTCGGAATGAGCTTCCTGCTTGCGTGCAGCAGGTGGGATCCATGTTTACCCTATTTTTCGGCAGGCGAAAAGTGACAAATCATGAAGAGGCTCAATTGCTAGATTTTCCTCGTTTTGCGCGTTTTTTCCGCTTTATGTTTGCGCAAGGGATATATGTTCCTCCTTCTCAACATGAGGCGTGGTTTGTGTCGAGCGCGCATGAAATAGAGCACCTTGAAAAAACGCGCGAGGCAATTTTATCTTTTTTAAGAGCTGACTTTCAAATTCAATAG
- the rplT gene encoding 50S ribosomal protein L20, with translation MVRVTNAVASHRRKKRLRKLSKGFVGDRKNHLRLTTEAVMRAMAYNYRHRKLKKRDFRSLWIMRISAAAKIHGMSYSKLIHGLKEARCEIDRKMLADIAVRDPSSFAAVVGCAKASLA, from the coding sequence ATGGTTAGAGTAACCAACGCTGTCGCTTCACATCGCCGCAAAAAAAGACTGCGTAAACTATCGAAAGGATTTGTTGGGGATCGCAAAAATCACTTGCGCCTAACAACTGAAGCTGTCATGCGTGCTATGGCATATAATTATCGCCATCGCAAACTGAAAAAACGAGATTTTCGTAGTTTATGGATTATGCGTATCAGTGCTGCAGCAAAGATTCATGGAATGTCATACAGTAAGTTGATCCATGGACTGAAAGAAGCGCGATGTGAAATAGATAGAAAAATGTTAGCCGATATCGCAGTACGTGACCCAAGTAGCTTTGCTGCTGTAGTGGGTTGTGCAAAGGCATCCCTCGCATAG